A genomic region of Arachis stenosperma cultivar V10309 chromosome 9, arast.V10309.gnm1.PFL2, whole genome shotgun sequence contains the following coding sequences:
- the LOC130947626 gene encoding uncharacterized protein LOC130947626, producing the protein MTDYHFVYKDVEGASTQWDDIQRKLGNLPEKPPAFKPPPFAAAPDPDSLPKDKAWLDSKNEDELEDLEDDLDDDRFLEEYRKKRLAEMKEAAKVLRFGSVVPISGSDFVREVSQAPSDVWVVVILYKDGIAECGVLMQCIEELATRYPATKFVKIISTDCIPNYPDRNLPTVLVYNNGAVKGNYVGMRSFGRRCTPEGVALILCQSDPVLNDGQNRNEQSREAVIEGVRRKFIEKVVVDHEDRDDDGSSSD; encoded by the exons ATGACGGATTACCACTTTGTGTACAAAGATGTGGAAGGAGCATCAACCCAATGGGATGACATTCAGAGGAAGCTTGGCAATCTCCCTGAGAAACCGCCCGCTTTCAAGCCTCCGCCCTTCGCCGCCGCCCCTGATCCTGATTCCCTCCCCAAAGACAAGGCTTGGCTTGATTCCAAAAATGAGGATGAACTTGAAGACCTTGAAGATGATCTCGATGACGATCGCTTCCTTGAGGAGTACAG GAAGAAGAGATTGGCTGAGATGAAGGAAGCAGCTAAAGTTTTGAGGTTTGGATCTGTGGTTCCCATTTCAGGATCTGATTTCGTTCGAGAAGTTTCACAAGCTCCCTCTGATGTTTGGGTGGTTGTCATCCTTTACAAAGATGG CATTGCTGAATGTGGGGTTTTGATGCAATGCATTGAAGAATTGGCTACAAGATatcctgcaacaaaatttgtCAAGATAATATCAACTGACTGCATTCCCAACTATCCGGATCGAAATCTGCCCACCGTATTGGTATACAACAATGGAGCAGTCAAAGGAAACTATGTTGGCATGCGTAGTTTTGGACGAAGATGCACTCCTGAAG GTGTTGCATTGATTCTGTGCCAATCGGATCCTGTACTAAACGATGGTCAAAATAGAAATGAGCAATCAAGAGAAGCTGTCATTGAAGGAGTTAGGAGAAAGTTTATAGAGAAAGTTGTTGTCGATCATGAAGATCGTGACGATGATGGTTCCTCAAGTGATTAG